GATCAATGAAGTCGTTAAAGGTGTTAAGAAATCACCTTCAGCTAAAGCTAAATAAGTTTCAAACGCCTTATTGGGGTCGAATTGACTAAACGTTACGTTAACGTTTCCTCTTTCAGTCACACCATTGAATGATAAAACCACAATGATTAATAGAGGTAAATAAATAAACAATAAGATGATAAAGATATAACTTTGTCTTAAGATTGATTTCAATTTATTCATTATGATCTACCGCTGCCTTAATTTTATTTTTTAGTACTGATCGTTTTTTCAGATAACCAAAAATCTTAGGAACTACAAAGAATAAAGTATAAAAGACTAAGATTAAGATTGCTAAAGTAAGACTTAATGCACTCGCTTGAGAGATCGCTACTCGTGATTCAAGTCCGTTAGCACCTAACGAAAGTAAATAACCACCGATCAGTTCAGCATTATTAGCATTATTAACAAACCGCCCGATCCCTGCTGTTGTAAATGAAGGCAATAATACTAATGTTACTCCTGAGATGATCGCATTCTTACAATAAGGAATCACGATCTTAAAAAAGCTCATGAAATAGTTATACCCCAAGTCTTGTGAAGCTAACATGTAGTTCTTTGGCATTGAGATTAATACGGTGTAGATTGGTAAGATCATAAATGGCATGAAGATATACACAAGCCCTAATAATGATCAACCATCACCAAACGTACTGTTAGCTTCACCAAAAATTAAATCTAATAAAGATTTAAGTCCAATTACTTTAATTAAGAAACTATTTCAAATTGGTGCAGTTACTAATGCAACCACACTGTATTTGAACAACTTGCTTTTAGTTATTGATAAGATGTAAGCAAATGGAAAAGCAATTACTAAACAGATAATCGTACAAGCAATAGCTAAACCAAAAGATTTAAGCATCTTAGTAATCGTAAAACTATCGATGATTGAAAAGTTTTCAGAAACATCAACAGGGATCGTTTTACCATCTTGGGTTTGCACACTAAAAGGTGAAAACGCATTAACTAAAACGATAATTAATGGGATGATAAAAAGAACCAATAATAATAAAGAATAGGGAAGAATTAACCAGGTTTTTTTAGGAGCCTTAAGGGTTTGGGCGATCGCATTAAAATTTTTGATTGATCGAAAATTTTTAAACATCTTCTTCTTCTTCTTTCCTCATCATGTGAACATCCATTTCGTCAAACTTTAATCCGACAATAGCTCCCACCTTAACTTCGTCGATGTTATCTACTTTGATCTTAGTTTTATCGCTCATTAAACATTCAACTTCTCATAAAACCCCTTTATAAGAAGTTTTAATTACTTCAACGTTGAAAAACCCTTGGTCTTTTTCAACAACGTCAAAGTCTTCTGGACGGATTAAAACACGAACGTTGTCACCTTTTTTGAATTCGTATTCTTCATCAGTGTCAATAATATCACCTGAGTTTAGTTCGATCTTATAGTCACCTAAATATTTACCATCAAAGATATTAGCAGCCCCAATGAATTTAGCTGTTCATTCGTTGATTGGTGAGTCATAGATTGCGTTTGGTTTACCAACTTGTTCAATATCACCTTGAGACATTACCACGATCTTATCTGATAGTGATAAAGCTTCTTCTTGGTCGTGGGTAACTAAGATAAAAGTAATATTTAATTCTTTATGAATTCTCTTAAGTTCGTTTTGTAATTGTTTTCTAACCTTAGCATCTAACGCACTTAATGGTTCGTCAAGTAATAAAGTTTCAGGTTCAATCACTAAAGCACGAGCTAAAGCAACACGTTGTTGCATCCCACCAGATAGTTCTGATGGGTATTTATCTTCTTTACCAGTTAAACCAACAAGTTTAATCATATTGTTGGCTCTTTCTTCGATCTCTTTTTTAGTTAAACGACGAGTTAACACTTTGTTTTCAAAGTGTTCTTTTTTCATAATTGGATAAGTTTCTCAATATGAAGTTCACCCATCAGCGTTTTCTAATTCTTTTAAGACCTTATCGTACCTATTATCGATTGGGATCTTCTTTTGGTAATTAGTTTTTAGTTCAACAATCTCTTGGTTAAGTTTATTGATTTCAGATTGTTCGTAAGCTTCAGATAATTGTGCTTCTAATTTGATCAATTCTTCTTGGTACTGAGCAAAACGCATTTCGTCGTTTTCTAGCATCCAATCATTTTTTTCGTATTCTTTACGAATCTTATCTAATTTGTTAGATAGATCATTTTTCTTTCTACTAAGATCCTTGATTTTGGCAGCAGCTTTCTTTTCAGCTTCTTTCTTAATATTTTCAGCTTCAACAGCTAATTTAGGGTCGGTATTTTCTTTAGGAACACGCATTATCTTAAGTCCATAACAAACGTTGTTATAAACAGTCATATTAGGGAATAATGCGTAGTCCTGAAAAACAGTCGCAAATGGACGTTTGTGAACGGGCATATCTTTGATATCAATCCCATTGATCTTTATCTGTCCATAAGTTGGTTGTTCGAACCCAGCTAATAATTTTAACGTTGTAGTTTTACCACATCCTGATGGTCCTAACAATGTTACAAATTCAGACTTATTAATATCTAGATTTAGATTTCTTACGGCAACAAAACCATCGTCGAAAGTTTTATTGACGTTTCTTAGCTGAATAAAAACCTTATCTTCCAATTCCAGTTAATCCTTTCAATTTATCTTTAAATTTTTCTTATTTGAAAATACAAATAAAATTATAAAGTTTTTTTTGCAAAAGATTTCAAAAAATATATAGAATTTTTTTTCTAATTTTTCTTGCAAAAAAAATAGTGACGAAAAAAACGGTTTAAAACCTTTTAAAATAAAGGTTTTGTTAAATTTTTTTATGATTCAATTTTTCAGCTTTTTTAAGAAAATTTTTACTTAATTTTTTGACAAAATTTTATGTTTATTTTTTAAACAAAAATTTAGAGGATTTTTTAGCTAAAATTTGAACGAAAATTTAACTTTAATTTTAGGAGATCTTTTTGTTGGAATTTGTTATCAAATTTATCTAGATCTATTTTGTAGTAGAAAAACAATAGCGAATAATATAGCCGCAATAGCGATCATAATTAATACTAAAACTAAGAATACTACTCAATTTATTCCACCATTTTTTCGCTTTCTAGCCTGTTTATTTCCTACGTTTCTTATAGGTATATGAGATTCTGCGTTTGTGTTTTGTATTGGTGGATCATAATCATTGGGATAAGATCTTTCTTTAACTTGTTTTTTTGGTTGTGCTTCTTTTTTGATTCGTTCATCAATATCTTTAAAAACTAAAGCGTTATTATCTTTTCTATTTAAAACCAGTTTTAATTCTTCAGAATCTGCTGCATCGGTTCTATGTTCAATGCTTTTATCTTTTTCTTGTTTATAAACAGTTTGCTTTAAAAAATTAGCAGTTGCTAAATTACTATTACCTGTTTTGATATAACGATAAAGATTACTTTTATCCCCATTAGTAATCTGATCAATATCGGATTCAATATTTTGCATATTCACTGTCATTTTTCTAGGAATAACAGCTGGATCATTCTCAAGAGAAAGTTGAATTCTTGAATTAGTTTCAGTTAAATCCTCATGCTCTTTTTGAAAACTGATCTCTTTGATTAAGTAATCGTCATCACCTAAATCAAAGTCAATCCCTGTAGTTTTTTCAAACTTATCGTCGCGATAATTTGGTTTACTAACTAAGATCTCTTTATTATTAAATTCTTTAATAATAGAAGAAGATTCAAAAATATTGTTTTTAGTAACTGGTTTACTAACTAAAGTATCAAGAGTTTTAGAATCAAAATCTAAATCATGATCCTTAAGGATCTGATCTTGTTTAACTGAATCAGATTGAAGCACTAAAGGGTTATTTAGCTTACTATTATCGTGATTAGTTGGCTCTAATTTAAACTCGACTGTACTTAACTTCTCAAAGTCAATCTCATCAAGAACCTTTTTCTTTTGGATTGGTTTATCAGCTTTTTGAATTACGGGTGGTTTAGCTGATTTGATAACCTTATGTAAGCTTGGAACAACTTCTTGGTTTTTTGGTGATAAACTAAAACTATTACTTTTTTCTAGATCTATTTCATTTCCACGTTTAACAAATGAAACATCATGAACACTCATCGTATTAAATGTTCCAGTATTTGGACTATATAGATCTGTGATGTGTTCAATATTTAAATATTCTGTAGCAGTTTTACTATGCTTTTTATCAGGAACGATAATCTCAGATGGCACATTCAATAAATCTTCATCATCATATTCTTCTGTGATTAAGATCCGATCTGTTGAGTCAAGTGGTTCAGAACTACCATTATTAAAAAATGAATCTTGATTAAAGCTTTCGCTAAAAGATCCATCTTTTAAATTTTCATCGTTTTTTTTGACATCTTCATCACTTAAAATATCATCTTCTTCAATTAAGAAGTCTTCAGTTCTATTGATTAATGCATCACCAATTAAGCGACTTTTTTTCTTGTTGTCATCCATAAAACATTACCAAAATTATAATATTTCAAAGAAATTTATCACCGTCTAAGGTACCAATTTTTATTAGATATCTTCATCTAAAAATTCAACTGTGCTTAACTCTTCATCGTTAACTAATTCAGCCTTGTCTTCTGAATAAATTTCAACAGTTTTTTTGGCATGAGCGATCGCATTTGTTGTTTCGCTTCTAGTAATATTTTGAACGTAAGTAATGGTGATCGGATATTTAGATAGTTCTTTATCAGATTCAATATCTTTTTTCAGATCAAGGGTTAATTGACTATATTCGCTTTCAGTTATATCTGGATTGATCATTAGATTAATGTTGTAACCATTTTTTAAAATCTTGTAAGTGCTAATGATCTTTTCATCAACGTACTTGGTTAAGATATTACTTATTGTGTCGAAACGTCTTTCAATATCATTATCTTTAACAAATCTTACACCAGGTCTAGCTGCTGATAAGAAATCGGCTATCTTTGTTATTTTTGCATAGAAATTTTTTGATTTTTCATAAATCTTTTTTCTACCGTGGTGACAGTTAATTGCATCGATAATATCAATATCAAACTTATAGTACTGAGCAATTGCTACACCAGCACTAACGTGGTCATTAGCTGCATATTTAAGGTTTTTTCATTTACCTTCACTACTAACACTTTCTTTATCGATTGCTTTACCGATATCATGCAGTAAGGCACAAACCTTGGCTTTTTCTTTATTTAGGTTAAGTTGATCAGCAATACTTTCAGCAATTTGAGCTGCTTCAATTGAATGAGTTAAAACGTTTTGGGTGTTAGAACCTCTAAATTTTAATCGACCAATGAATTCAGAAATTTCTTTTGTTGGGATAAAAGCAGATTCATATAAACCTAATTCTTTAAGCGTTTCTTCACCAATTCTCTTAGCTTCTGCTGAGAATTCATTTAGTGCTCCATATCAACTTTTTCTAATTAAACTTTCGTCTAAAACATGAGTTCCTTGATCATTTACAGCTTCAATAATTTTGTTTAATGCATTATAAGCAACCTCTAATTTAATCGTATTAAACGAAGAAATTGAGATTCTTGATGATTCGGGTTTAATAATAATTTCTACATTGAATAATCTTTCAATGTATTCTTTGTTTCTAGCTTCTTTACCAATTATCTTTCCAAAAAAATCGTCGGTAACTTTTTTAACCTTAATTGGATCAACATCGACGTATTCATACTTTATTGTTTTGACTGTGTTCATTCTTACAGTTTCTGTAAGTAAAGACACATTACCCATTGCATTAATAAGAAGTTTATTTAACTCATTTGTAATGGCATTTTTCTTATCGTTGGCAGCTTTTTCTTCTTCTTTAACCATCTTATCAAGATCATTTCTTACATAACCTCGATATTCTTCTAGAAGTCTTTTTTTAGCTTCTTCATGAGTTAGGTTCATCTCTTTTAATAATGTAATTTTCTCTTCGACTTTTTTTGCGTCTAGTTTTGTTTTAAGTTCTTCGTTTTCTTTTTTCTTTTCGATGATTTCATTAGACAATAACTTCTTTTTGTTTTCTAACAAAATCTTATCGCTTAATACAGCGATAAAGAAATTTCTAATCTCTCTTAGATCTCTTTTTGTAAAAACTTTGTGGTTACTTTGAAACAGATAATGTTCTTTTAGTTTTTCTTCAAGTTCTTCTTGCTTGTTAATCTTTAGAATTTCTTGTTCAAGTTCACGTTGATATGTTTCAGTTTGTTTAAAAAATCTGAATTCGTAAAATTTAAGTAAAATGAAGACAAAAATTAAAACTGTTAACGCGGTCAATAAGCCCACGATTAGGTACATTAATAATATAGAGATGGTTATCATATACCTAATATTATATATTATTGGCAATCTTTTAACTTATTTAATACCTCTGTCTTGATTAGTTTGTATAACTCTTCAGATTCACCTAATTTAGTGATTAAATTCGCTTTCCCTTGAGCTATTTTTTCTTTTTGGTATGAGAATCAACTACCTGATTGTTCAATAATTTGATAATCTATTGCTAGGTCAATAATTTCATTAACTTCACTGATTCCAGATTTGAAATAAAAGTCAATGTAAGTTGTAGTCATAGGTGTTGAAAGCTTGTTTTTAGTTATTGTCGCTTTTGATCTAATCCCTATTGCATTATTTGCAGCGTCTTTAATAATTTCAGCTCTTCTTAGTTCTAGTCTTGTTGACGAATAGAATTTCAGCGCTTTTCCACCAGTTGTAACCTCGGGATTACCAAACATAATTCCAACTTTTTCTCGTAATTGGTTAATGAAAATAACCGATACATTGTGTTTAGCTAATAATGGTTGAATTCTAGAAAGACCTCTAGACATCATTCTTGCATGTGTCCCCATTGTTTGGTCTTCCATCTTTCCTTCGATTTCAACTTTTGGCACTAAAGCAGCCACTGAGTCAACCACAATTAAATCGATTAGTTCAGTTTTAATTAAAGATTTTATGATTTCAAAACCTTGTTCACCATAATCTGGTCTAGCAATAATTAATTTTGTTAAATCTATTCCTAAACGTTTTACATATCTTAAATCTAATGCATGTTCAGCATCAATAAAAGCAACGCGCATATTTCTATCAATAGCCTGTTTAATTGTTGATAGAGCTAAAGTAGTTTTACCGCATGATTCGTTTCCATAAATCTCTACGATCCTACCTTTTATAAAACCATCTGTCCCTAGTGCATGATCTAATTTAATGCTTCCTGTAGAAATTGCTTCTAGGTCTTTTAACTCATCTTTTTCATTTAAATATATATTTGTTTTGCCAAATTTTTGTTGCAATAACTTTAACACATCGTAATTAGTTATATTTGTAATTCTGTCATTGTTTCTTTTACTGTTTTTAATGTTATTCATAATTTTGTCGTAATTCTTTTTATTAAACATATGTACAAAGTAACTTGTTAGGTAGGAAAAATTTTTGAATGCGTTCTGGTTAAAAAAAGATCAATTCTAAAAGCGATTAAAATTCAGGTCCTTGGATTTTTAAGGTTCTTTATAGAAGATCAAATTTAAGAAGAGTTTTTGATCTTATTAAATTCTTAACTATTTTATTAATTCCAAAAGAATAAACGGTAAAAATGTTCAAAAACAAAAAACTACATTTTTTGATCATTCTATGTGTGTATGTACCATTTTATAGATGACTCTTTAAATAAATATTTTAGAAATAGAAATACAATCATTTTAGATATAAAATCATTAAAATAATTAGTTGAAAAATCTCACTTTTACCGCACTTTTTTAAAATTTTTAGTTTTTTTTTAAAAAGTTTGTATTCATCTAAAAATAACTATATTTTTAAATTCAATTTTTTGATATTAAACTTCAGTGAACTAATATGATAAGATGTGGATTTAGTAGTTCTTAAAAAAATGGGCTTTTGAACATAAGGTGTTTTATTTACATAGTTCTTATCTTTAAAAAGAATTACTAACATAATCTCGAATCGGTAACGAAGCTAATTTTGTGTAATTGGATTTTTTCGAACTTTTAGTTTTTCTTAAGTAAGTTCGGAAATACATCCATTAACTCTTCATATATTCTATACCAATTTCTCACTCTATTACTTTTCTGATTTAGTTTTTTATATCTTGGATTGTAACCAAAATGTACATATAGGTCTAATAACAGCTGGTTTATGTTATTAAAAGACTTTTTAGCAGCTAGGAAACTCCCAATTACTGAATTATAGTTTTCAACCATGTTGCTGGTATAAACTAATGTCCGTAAAGCTTTAGAAAAGCTAAAGAGTTTTTCTATGTTGTCCATCGCTCTTTCGACAACTTCAACTGCGCGCTTGTTCGAACAGCCTCACTTATTTTTTAAATATTCAAAGCTGTGTTTTGCACTTTCTCAATTGTCTGCTCCATATATGTTTTTTAAGTCTCTTAAAAAATCGGACTTCATAGAATGAGATACATATTTTGCAGCATTTCTAATCATATGAACCGTGCAAGTAATATGCATTGCTTTTGGATAAACGTTTTCAATCGCTTCTTTCAAACCCTTTAAACCATCTGAAACAATAATACATGTTTCAGACAAGCCGCGTTCTTTCAAATTATCAAGAATGTTCATTCATTCTGTAGCAGATTCGGTGTTACTTACGTATAGTGCTATAAGCTCTTTTTGACCATCCGCATTGATTCCTACCACGACATAAAGCGTTTTATTTACGTACTTTGAGCGTCCGCCTTCTTCAGTTTTGATCTTAAAAACCTTACCGTCAATCATTATGATTGGGTAGTTGTTTTCTAGCGGTCTTTCGTGCCAATCGCGCATCTCATCTTGAACAGTTTGGATACAATTTGAAATTACGCTAGGACTTACTTTGAATCCATATATTGACGTTATTTGATCAGCGATTTCATTATTTGACAAACGAGTAGAAGCTAAAGAAAGAACATCTAAGATAAACTTATCATGGATAATTCTTTTATATTTCGGGATAATTTGAGAGTCTTGATTTTCACCACGAATTCTTTTCATTTTTATGGGAATTTCTTCTTGCCCTCACTTAACATTTCTGGTGTATGAGCCGTTTTGATACACATTCTCATCATTATCAGCATTTTCTCTTAATAACTCTAGTTTGCCAACATGTTCACCATCAACCAGAGCCTGTAAAACAGGCTTGGTAATATAATCAGTGATGTTTAATAGTTGTTTTCCACTACTAGGACCAAATTGGGTAACGAAGCTAATTTTGTGTAATTGGATTTTTTCTAACTTTTAGTTTTTCTTAAGTAAGTTCGGAAATACATCCATTAACTCTTCATATATTCTATATCAATTTCTCACTCTATTACTTTTCTGATTTAGTTTTTTATATCTTGGATTGTAACCAAAATGTACATATAGGTCTAATAACAGTTGGTTTATGTTATTAAAAGACTTTTTAGCAGCTAGGAAACTCCCAATTACTGAATTATAGTTTTCAACTATGTTGCTGGTATAAACTAATGTCCGTAAAGCTTTAGAAAAGCTAAAGAGTTTTTCTATGTTGTCCATCGCTCTTTCGACAACTTCAACTGCGCGCTTGTTCGAACAGCCTCACTTATTTTTTAAATATTCAAAGCTGTGTTTTGCACTTTCTCAATTGTCTGCTC
The nucleotide sequence above comes from Mycoplasmoides gallisepticum. Encoded proteins:
- a CDS encoding HDIG domain-containing metalloprotein produces the protein MITISILLMYLIVGLLTALTVLIFVFILLKFYEFRFFKQTETYQRELEQEILKINKQEELEEKLKEHYLFQSNHKVFTKRDLREIRNFFIAVLSDKILLENKKKLLSNEIIEKKKENEELKTKLDAKKVEEKITLLKEMNLTHEEAKKRLLEEYRGYVRNDLDKMVKEEEKAANDKKNAITNELNKLLINAMGNVSLLTETVRMNTVKTIKYEYVDVDPIKVKKVTDDFFGKIIGKEARNKEYIERLFNVEIIIKPESSRISISSFNTIKLEVAYNALNKIIEAVNDQGTHVLDESLIRKSWYGALNEFSAEAKRIGEETLKELGLYESAFIPTKEISEFIGRLKFRGSNTQNVLTHSIEAAQIAESIADQLNLNKEKAKVCALLHDIGKAIDKESVSSEGKWKNLKYAANDHVSAGVAIAQYYKFDIDIIDAINCHHGRKKIYEKSKNFYAKITKIADFLSAARPGVRFVKDNDIERRFDTISNILTKYVDEKIISTYKILKNGYNINLMINPDITESEYSQLTLDLKKDIESDKELSKYPITITYVQNITRSETTNAIAHAKKTVEIYSEDKAELVNDEELSTVEFLDEDI
- the recA gene encoding recombinase RecA is translated as MFNKKNYDKIMNNIKNSKRNNDRITNITNYDVLKLLQQKFGKTNIYLNEKDELKDLEAISTGSIKLDHALGTDGFIKGRIVEIYGNESCGKTTLALSTIKQAIDRNMRVAFIDAEHALDLRYVKRLGIDLTKLIIARPDYGEQGFEIIKSLIKTELIDLIVVDSVAALVPKVEIEGKMEDQTMGTHARMMSRGLSRIQPLLAKHNVSVIFINQLREKVGIMFGNPEVTTGGKALKFYSSTRLELRRAEIIKDAANNAIGIRSKATITKNKLSTPMTTTYIDFYFKSGISEVNEIIDLAIDYQIIEQSGSWFSYQKEKIAQGKANLITKLGESEELYKLIKTEVLNKLKDCQ
- a CDS encoding ABC transporter permease, producing the protein MFKNFRSIKNFNAIAQTLKAPKKTWLILPYSLLLLVLFIIPLIIVLVNAFSPFSVQTQDGKTIPVDVSENFSIIDSFTITKMLKSFGLAIACTIICLVIAFPFAYILSITKSKLFKYSVVALVTAPIWNSFLIKVIGLKSLLDLIFGEANSTFGDGWSLLGLVYIFMPFMILPIYTVLISMPKNYMLASQDLGYNYFMSFFKIVIPYCKNAIISGVTLVLLPSFTTAGIGRFVNNANNAELIGGYLLSLGANGLESRVAISQASALSLTLAILILVFYTLFFVVPKIFGYLKKRSVLKNKIKAAVDHNE
- a CDS encoding ABC transporter ATP-binding protein, with the translated sequence MEDKVFIQLRNVNKTFDDGFVAVRNLNLDINKSEFVTLLGPSGCGKTTTLKLLAGFEQPTYGQIKINGIDIKDMPVHKRPFATVFQDYALFPNMTVYNNVCYGLKIMRVPKENTDPKLAVEAENIKKEAEKKAAAKIKDLSRKKNDLSNKLDKIRKEYEKNDWMLENDEMRFAQYQEELIKLEAQLSEAYEQSEINKLNQEIVELKTNYQKKIPIDNRYDKVLKELENADGWTSYWETYPIMKKEHFENKVLTRRLTKKEIEERANNMIKLVGLTGKEDKYPSELSGGMQQRVALARALVIEPETLLLDEPLSALDAKVRKQLQNELKRIHKELNITFILVTHDQEEALSLSDKIVVMSQGDIEQVGKPNAIYDSPINEWTAKFIGAANIFDGKYLGDYKIELNSGDIIDTDEEYEFKKGDNVRVLIRPEDFDVVEKDQGFFNVEVIKTSYKGVLWEVECLMSDKTKIKVDNIDEVKVGAIVGLKFDEMDVHMMRKEEEEDV
- a CDS encoding IS256 family transposase; this translates as MEKIQLHKISFVTQFGPSSGKQLLNITDYITKPVLQALVDGEHVGKLELLRENADNDENVYQNGSYTRNVKWGQEEIPIKMKRIRGENQDSQIIPKYKRIIHDKFILDVLSLASTRLSNNEIADQITSIYGFKVSPSVISNCIQTVQDEMRDWHERPLENNYPIIMIDGKVFKIKTEEGGRSKYVNKTLYVVVGINADGQKELIALYVSNTESATEWMNILDNLKERGLSETCIIVSDGLKGLKEAIENVYPKAMHITCTVHMIRNAAKYVSHSMKSDFLRDLKNIYGADNWESAKHSFEYLKNKWGCSNKRAVEVVERAMDNIEKLFSFSKALRTLVYTSNMVENYNSVIGSFLAAKKSFNNINQLLLDLYVHFGYNPRYKKLNQKSNRVRNWYRIYEELMDVFPNLLKKN